Proteins from a genomic interval of Medicago truncatula cultivar Jemalong A17 chromosome 3, MtrunA17r5.0-ANR, whole genome shotgun sequence:
- the LOC11425396 gene encoding protein EARLY RESPONSIVE TO DEHYDRATION 15: protein MALVTGRSSALNPNAPLFIPAAFRQVEDFSPQWWELVKSSTWFHNYWLSQHKEEDFVESGGNDATNDDDIEHMLSETFDLGIEEDFNFLDNEFEKLVMSDEAQECPVMDEPVEEKKPVHGVNKDAAALIKILSPKERGSKSPIGSPKQFEKPAQYVNLKCAPQRIHQPR from the exons ATGGCATTGGTAACTGGAAGAAGTTCAGCTCTGAATCCAAATGCACCTCTCTTCATACCTGCTGCATTTCGGCAAGTGGAGGATTTTTCACCTCAATGGTGGGAGCTTGTGAAATCTTCGACATGGTTTCATAACTATTGGTTGAGCCAGCATAAGGAGGAAGATTTTGTCGAAAGTGGCGGAAATGATGCTACAAATGATGATGATATAGAACATATGCTGTCAGAAACTTTTGATCTTGGCATTGAAGAAGATTTCAACTTTCTAGATAATGAGTTTGAGAAATTGGTGATGTCCGACGAAGCTCAAGAGTGTCCAGTTATGGATGAACCTGTTGAGGAAAAAAAGCCTGTTCATG GTGTTAACAAGGATGCTGCAGCTCTTATCAAGATCTTGTCACCAAAGGAAAGGGGTTCAAAGTCCCCTATCGGGTCTCCAAAGCAATTTGAGAAGCCAGCACAATATGTTAACCTCAAGTGTGCACCTCAGAGAATTCACCAACCTCGTTAG
- the LOC11421886 gene encoding dolichyl-diphosphooligosaccharide--protein glycosyltransferase subunit DAD1, producing MVKSTAKDAQDLIRTLWSAYSATPTNLKIIDHYVVFAVFTALIQVVYMALVGTFPFNSFLSGVLSCVGTAVLAVCLRIQVNKENKEFKDIAPERAFADFVLCNVVLHLVIMNFLG from the exons ATGGTTAAGTCTACTGCTAAGGATGCACAAGATCTTATCCGCACTCTTTGGTCTGCTTATTCCGCAACCCCTACAAATCTCAAG ATCATTGATCATTATGTTGTGTTCGCTGTCTTCACTGCCCTCATCCAG GTAGTTTACATGGCTTTGGTGGGAACATTTCCATTCAACTCCTTCCTGTCGGGAGTACTTTCTTGCGTTGGAACTGCAGTTTTGGCTG TTTGTCTCCGGATCCAAGTGAATAAAGAGAACAAGGAATTCAAG GACATTGCTCCTGAGCGTGCTTTTGCAGATTTTGTTCTCTGCAATGTGGTGCTCCATTTGGTGATCATGAATTTCCTTGGTTAA
- the LOC120579482 gene encoding uncharacterized protein, producing MHHIAFIKSVKTKSHTLLVSVSEKSKVARRIQYKPTRVHRTRAYIKKKMATAEQENSDLREEVSNLKEGMEKITAMMIDMMAAQAQASQAQNAQTTQAHVEASQSAGSPAIQPIPTTSADTSQPIPTGSTAAVGTTQPLVTDMYNSGFHPVGPSGFSFPPQYCMPPGYPWGMPLATNEGLRHNAPEMQFPLGQQQTPFYQTGQPFPQATMTYAGPLVHAAQQEEEQVYHSNSVAGDDRVGNLEEKYDAVHKELKSIRGKEVFSHNLNDLCLVADVVIPPKFKVPTFEKYTGNTCPEMHLIMYVRRMTAHRKNEPLLIYCFQDSLAGPALTWYMNLKGITTFEELANAFIQQYKYNSYLAPNRKELQAMTQGDKESFKEYAQRFIQKSAQIRPPLEEREVADLFYETLSPFYSEKMLLCASQKFTDMVDAGVRIEEWVRKGRGSKDGASSGGYSGSLTSGSSNGNRKFGNGYPKKNPQEVGMVAHGGSQPVYPNYPYVANIPSPIPAPQNPNYQPQRPQAHRPYYPPLYQSQPYQPQPFYQQPYYPLPPQQQQPRQPHPPPQQPQPRQPRPPRNQFPPIPMLYGGLLPSLLARGLVQVKPRPPVPNPLPHWYRPDLTCEFHQGAPGHDIEHCYPLKDAVQRLIQNKDLSFNDPDPVAPNNPLPPHGPTVNMIENYQEDGLVTNAQDVRTPLVPMHVKMCNVGMFSHDHINCEVCSADPHGCIQVQNDVQGLMDQGELVVTREDKNICVVIPVFKDRTKPIGVVTPIFKDNVKTIVNPLAICVPKPKLFFSQKAIPYSYESTGIEDGKGVLLGPSTSVDNIAVSSQILRSGRILPAVVQAKNKPPVIESVPIADPSKGKSVGQPSGTDNDEILKLIKKSDYKIVDQLLQTPSKISIMSLLTSSDAHREALMKVLNQAYVDHDVTLDQFGSIVGNVTACNNLSFSEEDLPVEGKNHNMALHISVMCKTDSLSNVLIDTGSSLNVMAKTTFDKLTYSDGFIRPSCVSVRAFDGSRKTVWGEIDLPITIGPQEFKVTFQIMDIQASYSCLLGRPWIHEAGAVTSTLHQKLKFVSHGKLVTVSGESTLLVSHLSSFSFIGGESPDGTSFQGFSVESGTTKGETCMASLRDAQRVIQEGKVEGWGQLVQLPENKRKEGLGFSGNKQVVFDPTRGTFHSAGFINTPPETNAILEDQSEEVAPDFVTPDGNCCNWIAVDIPSAIPFSKLSISEPVERSDPMLPPNWEFPVYEAWVEEDEEIPNELRWMLEQERKAIQPHNEEIESINLGTEEDKKEIKIGASLEASVKNRIIELLKEYDDIFAWSYKDMPGLDPDVVEHRLPLKPECPPVKQKLRRSHPDMALKIKEEVRKQIDAGFLITSEYPQWLANIVPVPKKDGKVRMCVDYQDLNKASPKDDFPLPHIDVLVDSTARCKVFSFMDGFSGYNQIKMAPEDREKTSFITPWGAFCYLVMPFGLINAGATYQRGMTKIFHDMIHKEIEVYVDDMIVKSGTEEEHAEYLLKMFQRLRKYKLRLNPNKCTFGIRSGKLLGFIVSQKGIEVDPDKVKAIREMPVPKTEKQVRGFLGRLNYISRFISHMTTTCGPIFKLLRKDQGIVWTEDCQKAFDSIKGYLLEPPILVPPVEGRPLIMYLTVLDDSMGCVLGQQDETGKKEHAIYYLSKKFTDCESRYSMLEKTCCALAWAAKRLRHYMVYHTTWLISKMDPIKYLFEKPALTGRIARWQMLLSEYDIVYRTQKAIKGSVLADHLAHQPIEDYQPIKFDFPDEEIMCLKMKDCDEPLFGEGPDPDSKWGLIFDGAVNVFGNGIGAVILTPKDQRKMGNSPCGINTLQRLCKMFINFLQQGGVAPHSSG from the exons atgcatcatattgcattcATAAAAAGTGTCAAAACCAAGTCTCATACTCTCCTCGTTTCTGTCTCAGAAAAAAGCAAAGTGGCCCGGCGTATTCAGTACAAACCTACCCGTGTTCACCGTACTCGAGCATACATCAAGAAGAAGATGGCAACTGCTGAACAAGAGAACAGTGACCTTAGGGAGGAGGTTAGTAACCTCAAGGAAGGTATGGAGAAGATAACCGCAATGATGATTGACATGATGGCCGCACAGGCACAAGCCTCTCAAGCGCAAAATGCTCAGACCACTCAGGCACATGTTGAAGCTTCTCAGTCTGCTGGTTCTCCTGCAATCCAGCCAATTCCTACCACTTCTGCTGATACTTCACAACCAATTCCTACTGGTTCCACCGCAGCTGTTGGTACTACACAACCTTTGGTGACTGACATGTACAATTCAGGCTTCCATCCCGTTGGACCTTCCGGTTTCTCTTTCCCTCCTCAGTACTGTATGCCGCCAGGCTACCCGTGGGGCATGCCGCTCGCAACTAATGAAGGTCTTCGTCATAATGCGCCGGAAATGCAGTTCCCTCTTGGCCAGCAACAAACACCGTTCTACCAGACCGGCCAGCCTTTTCCTCAGGCTACTATGACTTATGCTGGACCCCTCGTGCATGCTGCCCAGCAAGAGGAGGAACAAGTTTATCATTCCAATAGTGTGGCTGGTGATGATAGAGTGGGTAACTTAGAAGAAAAGTACGATGCAGTACATAAAGAGTTGAAGAGTATCCGGGGTAAGGAAGTGTTTAGCCATAATTTGAATGACCTCTGCTTGGTTGCGGATGTGGTTATACCTCCTAAGTTTAAAGTGCCAACCTTTGAGAAGTACACGGGGAATACTTGCCCTGAAATGCACTTAATCATGTATGTTAGGAGGATGACGGCTCATAGGAAGAATGAACCTCTACTCATCTACTGTTTTCAGGACAGTTTGGCTGGTCCCGCACTCACGTGGTATATGAATTTGAAGGGTATCACTACTTTTGAGGAATTGGCTAATGCCTTCATCCAGCAGTATAAATATAACTCTTATCTGGCCCCTAACCGAAAAGAGCTGCAAGCTATGACTCAGGGTGATAAGGAATCTTTCAAAGAGTATGCCCAGCGCTTCATTCAGAAATCTGCTCAAATTCGTCCGCCTTTGGAAGAAAGAGAAGTGGCTGATCTGTTCTATGAGACTCTGAGCCCTTTCTACTCAGAGAAGATGCTTCTTTGTGCTTCACAGAAGTTTACCGACATGGTAGACGCAGGTGTTCGTATTGAAGAATGGGTCCGTAAGGGACGGGGTAGTAAAGATGGTGCCTCTTCAGGTGGTTATTCAGGAAGTTTGACAAGTGGGTCATCCAATGGTAATAGGAAGTTCGGAAATGGGTACCCAAAGAAGAATCCTCAAGAGGTCGGCATGGTGGCTCATGGCGGATCCCAACCTGTATACCCCAACTACCCCTATGTTGCTAATATTCCATCACCCATCCCAGCTCCACAAAACCCAAACTATCAACCACAAAGGCCTCAAGCCCACCGTCCATATTATCCACCACTATATCAATCACAACCTTATCAGCCACAACCGTTTTACCAACAACCATACTATCCCCttccaccacaacaacaacagcctCGTCAGCCTCATCCTCCACCACAACAACCACAGCCTCGTCAGCCTCGCCCTCCAAGAAATCAATTCCCTCCTATCCCTATGCTGTATGGAGGATTGTTACCCTCCCTACTCGCTAGGGGTCTTGTTCAAGTTAAACCACGTCCCCCGGTGCCGAACCCTTTACCTCATTGGTATCGCCCAGACCTTACTTGTGaattccatcaaggggcaccagggCACGACATTGAGCACTGTTACCCTCTCAAAGACGCAGTCCAAAGATTGATTCAAAACAAGGACTTATCCTTCAACGACCCTGACCCTGTTGCTCCAAACAACCCTCTGCCACCTCATGGGCCGACCGTTAACATGATTGAGAATTATCAGGAAGATGGTCTCGTCACCAACGCTCAAGATGTCAGAACCCCGTTGGTTCCAATGCATGTGAAGATGTGTAACGTAGGTATGTTTAGCCACGATCATATCAATTGTGAGGTGTGTTCTGCGGATCCCCACGGGTGCATTCAAGTTCAAAATGATGTACAAGGGTTAATGGATCAAGGAGAGCTGGTTGTCACAAGAGAAGATAAGAACATTTGTGTTGTAATTCCTGTGTTTAAGGATAGGACGAAACCAATTGGTGTTGTTACTCCGATATTCAAAGACAATGTCAAGACAATTGTCAATCCTTTGGCAATTTGTGTGCCAAAACCCAAGCTGTTTTTCTCCCAGAAGGCTATTCCATATAGCTACGAATCTACAGGCATAGAGGATGGTAAAGGGGTACTTTTGGGTCCTTCAACTTCAGTAGATAACATTGCTGTGAGTAGTCAAATTCTGAGAAGTGGACGTATTCTTCCGGCTGTTGTACAAGCAAAGAACAAACCTCCAGTGATAGAATCAGTACCAATAGCAGATCCTAGCAAGGGTAAAAGTGTGGGTCAACCTAGTGGAACTGATAACGATGAAATTTTGAAACTGATCAagaaaagtgattataagatagTGGATCAGTTATTACAGACTCCATCCAAGATTTCTATCATGTCACTATTGACAAGTTCTGATGCTCATAGGGAAGCCTTGATGAAAGTATTGAATCAAGCCTACGTAGACCATGATGTGACTTTGGATCAATTTGGGAGCATTGTTGGAAATGTGACGGCATGCAACAACCTGAGTTTCAGTGAGGAAGACCTCCCGGTGGAGGGGAAAAATCATAACATGGCCTTACATATCTCTGTTATGTGCAAAACAGATTCTCTGTCCAATGTCTTGATAGACACTGGTTCTTCCCTCAATGTGATGGCAAAGACAACCTTTGATAAATTGACGTATTCAGACGGATTTATTAGGCCCAGTTGCGTGTCGGTAAGGGCATTTGATGGATCCAGGAAGACGGTGTGGGGAGAAATAGATTTACCTATCACTATTGGGCCCCAAGAGTTTAAAGTTACATTCCAGATAATGGATATTCAAGCTTCCTACAGCTGTTTACTGGGTAGACCATGGATTCATGAAGCAGGGGCAGTAACATCCACTCTTCACCAAAAGCTAAAGTTTGTGAGtcatggaaagcttgttacagtGAGTGGGGAATCAACTCTTTTGGTTAGCCATTTGTCGTCCTTTTCCTTCATTGGTGGTGAAAGTCCGGATGGAACGTCATTCCAAGGGTTCTCGGTTGAAAGCGGTACTACAAAAGGTGAAACATGCATGGCCTCTCTAAGGGATGCTCAGAGAGTAATCCAAGAAGGGAAAGTGGAAGGCTGGGGGCAATTAGTACAGTTGCCCGAGAACAAGCGCAAAGAAGGTTTGGGTTTCTCTGGCAATAAGCAAGTGGTGTTCGACCCAACTAGGGGCACTTTTCACAGTGCCGGATTCATTAATACACCACCTGAGACTAATGCAATTTTGGAAGATCAATCAGAAGAGGTGGCACCTGACTTTGTGACTCCTGATGGAAACTGCTGCAACTGGATTGCTGTTGACATCCCTTCTGCGATACCTTTTTCTAA ACTAAGCATAAGTGAGCCCGTTGAACGTAGTGACCCTATGCTTCCGCCCAACTGGGAGTTCCCTGTTTATGAGGCTTGGGTAGAGGAGGATGAAGAGATTCCTAATGAGCTCAGATGGATGTtagaacaagaaagaaaagccattcagcctcataATGAAGAAATAGAATCGATCAACCTGGGTACTGAGGAAGATAAGAAAGAGATTAAGATTGGAGCGTCATTAGAGGCATCTGTCAAGAATAGGATAATTGAGCTTCTCAAAGAGTATGATGATATATTTGCGTGGTCCTACAAAGACATGCCGGGGTTAGACCCTGATGTTGTTGAACATCGTTTGCCTCTAAAGCCCGAGTGTCCTCCAGTCAAGCAGAAGTTAAGAAgatctcatccagatatggctctcaagatcaaagaggaagtgCGAAAGCAAATTGACGCAGGTTTCTTGATTACCTCTGAATATCCTCAATGGTTGGCCAACATAGTGCCCGTTCCgaagaaagatggtaaggtcagaatgtgtgttgactatCAAGATTTGAACAAAGCTAGTCCGAAGGATGATTTCCCTCTACCTCACATTGATGTATTGGTTGATAGTACTGCTAGAtgcaaggtgttctccttcatggatgggtTTTCTGGGTATAACCAGATCAAGATGGCTccggaagatagagaaaagacgtctttcatcACGCCATGGGGCGCTTTCTGCTACTTAGTAATGCCATTTGGATTGATAAATGCTGGCGCCACTTACCAGAGAGGCATGACTAAAATATTCCATGATATGATACATAAAGAGAttgaagtatatgtggatgatatgattgtcaAGTCAGgcactgaagaagaacatgctgagtaTTTGTTAAAGATGTTTCaacggttgagaaagtacaaactCCGGTTGAATCCTAACAAGTGTACCTTCGGTATTAGATCTGGCAAGCTCTTGGGTTTTATCGTTAGTCAGAAAGGTATTGAAGTAGATCCCGACAAAGTCAAAGCTATCAGGGAAATGCCGGTTCCAAAGACAGAGAAACAAGTTAGAGGTTTTTTGGGAAGATTGAACTACATCTCCAGATTCATCTCCCATATGACTACCACATGTGGACCGATATTCAAGTTACTCCGTAAAGATCAGGGGATCGTTTGGACGGAAGATTGCCagaaagcttttgatagcatcaaaggGTATTTGTTAGAACCTCCGATTCTTGTCCCTCCAGttgaaggaaggcctttgatcatgtacttgACTGTGTTGGATGATTCTATGGgctgcgtgcttggtcaacaagacgaaactggaaagaaagagcatgccaTTTACTACTTGAGTAAGAAGTTTACTGATTGTGAGTCCCGATATTCTATGCTTGAGAAAACTTGTTGCGCTTTGGCATGGGCCGCTAAGCGTCTCCGTCACTACATGGTTTACCACactacttggttgatatccaaaatggatccgatcaagtacCTTTTTGAGAAGCCGGCGTTAACAGGAAGAATTGCTCGTTGGCAGATGTtattgtctgaatatgatattgtgtatCGCACTCAGAAAGCCATCAAGGGTAGTGTTCTTGCTGACCATTTGGCTCATCAACCAATTGAAGACTATCAGCCCATCAAGTTTGATTTCccagatgaagagatcatgtgtTTAAAAATGAAAGATTGTGATGAACCGTTGTTTGGTGAAGGTCCTGATCCAGACTCTAAGTGGGGTTTGATTTTTGATGGAGCCGTCAATGTCTTTGGTAATGGAATAGGGGCAGTTATCCTTACTCCTAAAG atcaaaggaaaatgggaaACTCACCATGCGGGATTAATACCTTACAGAGACTATGCAAGATGTTTATTAACTTTCTTCAACAAGGTGGAGTTGCACCACATTCCTCGGgatg